One genomic window of [Clostridium] scindens ATCC 35704 includes the following:
- a CDS encoding V-type ATP synthase subunit B: MAIEYLGLSNINGPLVVLEGIQDAFFDEIVEFVVEGSTRKMGRIVELDEDKAIIQVFEGTENMSLTNTHTKLTGHPMEVAVSPDMLGRTFNGIGEPIDGLGPITSTDRRDVNGLPLNPVRREYPRNYIRTGISAIDGLTTLIRGQKLPIFSGNGLPHDQLAAQIVKQASLGDNAEGEFAVVFGAMGVKHDVAEFFQKTFEESGVSDHVCMFLNLANDPVVERLITPKVALTVAEYLAFECNMHILVILTDMTSFAEAMREVSSSKGEIPSRKGYPGYLYSELATIYERAGIVEGANGSVTQLPILTMPNDDITHPIPDLTGYITEGQVVLDRNLHGQAIYPPISILPSLSRLMKDGIGEGYTREDHQDLANQLFSAYAKVGEARNLASVIGEDELSPIDKQYLKFGEEFEHRYIGQGPTENRTIQDTLDLGWELLGLLPKEELDRIDTKLIDKYYPKEAQEA, from the coding sequence ATGGCAATAGAATATCTTGGATTAAGCAATATTAACGGCCCTCTCGTTGTCTTGGAAGGAATACAGGATGCCTTTTTCGACGAGATTGTAGAGTTTGTGGTAGAAGGCAGCACGAGAAAGATGGGCCGTATCGTAGAACTGGACGAAGACAAGGCTATTATACAGGTATTTGAAGGGACGGAGAATATGTCTCTTACCAATACCCATACGAAACTGACCGGCCATCCGATGGAAGTTGCGGTATCGCCGGATATGCTGGGGCGTACGTTTAACGGAATCGGGGAGCCGATTGACGGGCTGGGGCCGATTACCTCGACGGACAGGCGGGATGTAAACGGGCTGCCCCTGAATCCGGTTCGCCGGGAATATCCGAGGAACTATATCCGTACGGGTATATCTGCGATTGATGGGCTGACGACATTGATCCGTGGTCAGAAACTGCCAATATTCTCTGGAAATGGCCTTCCTCATGACCAGCTTGCCGCGCAGATAGTAAAGCAGGCATCGCTGGGAGATAATGCAGAAGGAGAGTTCGCGGTGGTATTCGGAGCGATGGGCGTAAAACATGATGTCGCCGAGTTCTTCCAGAAGACTTTCGAGGAAAGCGGCGTGTCGGACCACGTCTGCATGTTCCTTAACCTGGCCAATGATCCGGTAGTAGAGCGGCTGATCACGCCGAAGGTGGCGCTGACGGTTGCCGAGTATCTGGCTTTCGAGTGTAATATGCACATCCTGGTCATCCTGACGGATATGACTTCATTTGCGGAGGCGATGAGGGAGGTGTCTTCCTCGAAGGGAGAGATTCCGTCAAGAAAGGGATATCCGGGTTATCTGTACAGCGAGCTGGCCACCATATATGAGCGTGCGGGAATTGTAGAAGGGGCGAACGGCTCGGTGACCCAGCTTCCGATCCTGACCATGCCAAATGACGACATTACCCATCCGATTCCTGATCTTACCGGGTACATTACGGAAGGACAGGTGGTTCTGGACCGGAACCTGCATGGCCAGGCCATCTATCCGCCCATCAGCATCCTTCCGTCCCTTTCACGTCTGATGAAGGATGGGATCGGCGAAGGCTACACGAGGGAAGATCATCAGGATCTGGCAAACCAGCTCTTCTCTGCTTATGCAAAAGTAGGCGAGGCCAGGAATCTGGCTTCTGTTATCGGTGAGGATGAACTGTCGCCTATTGATAAGCAGTATCTGAAGTTTGGAGAGGAGTTCGAGCACCGCTATATCGGCCAGGGCCCTACCGAGAACCGTACAATTCAGGATACCCTAGATCTTGGGTGGGAGCTTTTAGGGCTACTACCAAAAGAGGAACTGGATCGTATCGATACAAAACTGATAGACAAATATTATCCAAAAGAGGCGCAGGAGGCTTAA
- a CDS encoding V-type ATP synthase subunit A, which translates to MSTINSYLREVRELNSVKTGKIYGINGPVIYLKGKTGFKMSEMVYVGKEKLVGEVISLDKDLTTIQVYEETSGLTPGEEVEATGAAVSVTLAPGILNNIFDGIERPLEKIADSGGAFITRGVSVDSLDTQKLWDTHITVKPGEVLHGGTVIAEVQETHAILHKCMVPPDMEGTVISVVSDGQYTINDVIVTMELLDGSRKELTMMQKWPIRVPRPVHHRYPASVPLITGQRILDTMFPIAKGGTAAIPGGFGTGKTMTQHQIAKWSDADIIVYIGCGERGNEMTQVLEEFSQLVDPRTGNQLMDRTTLIANTSNMPVAAREASIYTGLTLAEYYRDMGYDVAIMADSTSRWAEALRELSGRLEEMPAEEGFPAYLASRLSAFYERAGMMQTLNGSTGSVSIIGAVSPQGGDFSEPVTQNTKRFVRCFWGLDKTLAYSRHFPAIHWLSSYSEYLNDLSGWYSDYVSPKFVDYRNRLMALLNQESSLMEIVKLIGGDVLPDDQKLVLEIAKVIRLGFLQQNAFHKDDTCVSMEKQFKMMDVILYLYKKSRQLVAMGMPMSVLKAEGIYEKVIAIKYDVPNDNLQLLDLYKKDIDDFYHRVIEKNA; encoded by the coding sequence ATGAGTACCATAAATTCGTATTTAAGGGAGGTGCGGGAGTTGAATAGTGTAAAGACTGGAAAGATCTACGGCATCAATGGCCCCGTTATCTATCTGAAAGGCAAGACTGGATTCAAGATGTCAGAGATGGTATATGTGGGAAAGGAAAAACTGGTAGGCGAAGTCATTTCCCTGGATAAGGATCTGACAACAATCCAGGTATATGAGGAAACTTCCGGCCTTACGCCAGGGGAAGAAGTGGAGGCAACGGGTGCCGCAGTATCAGTTACGCTTGCTCCCGGTATCTTGAACAATATATTTGACGGTATTGAGCGGCCTTTGGAGAAGATTGCCGATTCTGGCGGAGCGTTCATTACCCGAGGCGTCAGCGTAGATTCCCTGGATACGCAGAAATTATGGGATACCCACATTACCGTGAAGCCAGGCGAGGTTCTACATGGAGGTACAGTAATCGCGGAGGTTCAGGAGACGCATGCGATCCTGCATAAATGTATGGTGCCGCCGGACATGGAAGGTACGGTAATCTCGGTTGTCTCGGATGGCCAGTATACAATTAATGACGTGATCGTGACGATGGAACTATTGGATGGCAGCAGGAAGGAATTGACCATGATGCAGAAGTGGCCAATCCGCGTTCCCAGGCCGGTACATCACAGATATCCGGCCAGCGTGCCATTGATTACCGGCCAGCGAATACTGGATACCATGTTCCCGATCGCCAAAGGAGGTACAGCTGCAATCCCCGGGGGATTCGGAACGGGAAAGACGATGACCCAGCATCAGATCGCAAAGTGGTCTGACGCAGATATTATCGTGTACATCGGATGTGGCGAGCGTGGCAACGAGATGACACAGGTTCTGGAAGAATTCTCCCAGCTGGTGGATCCCAGAACAGGCAACCAGCTGATGGACCGGACGACGCTGATCGCCAATACGTCCAACATGCCGGTGGCGGCCCGCGAGGCGTCTATATATACAGGGCTTACGCTGGCGGAATACTACCGGGATATGGGATATGACGTGGCGATCATGGCGGACTCTACCTCCAGGTGGGCGGAGGCTCTGCGAGAACTGTCCGGACGTCTGGAAGAGATGCCGGCAGAAGAAGGATTCCCGGCATACCTGGCATCCCGTCTTTCTGCGTTCTATGAGCGGGCAGGAATGATGCAGACGCTGAATGGGTCGACCGGATCCGTATCTATTATCGGCGCGGTATCCCCGCAAGGCGGAGACTTCTCCGAGCCGGTTACGCAGAATACGAAGCGATTTGTCAGGTGCTTCTGGGGGCTGGATAAAACTTTGGCTTACTCCAGGCATTTTCCGGCAATCCACTGGCTGTCCAGTTACAGCGAGTATCTGAATGACTTAAGCGGCTGGTACTCAGATTATGTATCGCCGAAGTTCGTAGATTACAGGAATCGCCTGATGGCTCTTCTAAATCAGGAGAGCAGCCTGATGGAGATTGTAAAGCTGATCGGAGGGGACGTTCTTCCGGATGACCAGAAGCTGGTACTTGAGATTGCCAAGGTCATCCGATTGGGATTCCTGCAGCAGAATGCGTTTCACAAGGACGATACTTGCGTGTCCATGGAGAAGCAGTTCAAGATGATGGATGTAATCCTGTATCTGTATAAGAAGTCCAGACAGTTGGTGGCTATGGGAATGCCAATGTCGGTATTGAAGGCGGAAGGCATATATGAAAAAGTGATTGCTATCAAGTACGATGTACCGAATGACAATCTGCAGCTGCTGGATCTATATAAAAAGGATATTGATGATTTCTACCATCGCGTGATTGAGAAGAATGCATAA
- a CDS encoding ATP synthase subunit C: MTLTVKLLLIATLVLGIIIPFGYFLIGEKTKKRYKRAIGANAFFYFGAFAIAAIMMFAGDPVKAADTAQAAASNATGFGYLAAALSTGLSCVGGGIAVASAASAALGAISEDSSALGKSLIFVGLAEGVCLYGLIISFMILGKL, translated from the coding sequence ATGACATTAACGGTAAAACTCTTACTTATTGCAACACTGGTGCTTGGCATCATCATTCCATTTGGCTATTTTCTCATTGGGGAGAAGACAAAGAAGCGGTATAAACGCGCCATCGGGGCGAACGCATTCTTTTACTTCGGGGCCTTCGCTATAGCGGCCATCATGATGTTCGCCGGCGATCCGGTAAAAGCCGCGGATACGGCCCAGGCTGCTGCTTCTAATGCTACAGGATTCGGCTACCTTGCTGCTGCGCTGTCCACCGGTTTGTCCTGCGTAGGCGGCGGTATAGCCGTTGCCAGCGCCGCCAGCGCGGCTCTTGGCGCTATCAGCGAAGATTCAAGCGCGCTCGGTAAGTCGCTGATTTTTGTAGGTCTTGCAGAAGGTGTATGTCTGTACGGACTGATCATCTCCTTCATGATCCTGGGTAAACTGTAA
- a CDS encoding V-type ATP synthase subunit F, which translates to MKMYLISDNIDTLTGMRLAGVDGVVVHERNELRGAIENAMNDKTVGIILLTEKFGREFPDLLDEIKLERTMPLLIEIPDRHGTGRKKDFITSYVNEAIGLKL; encoded by the coding sequence ATGAAGATGTATCTGATCAGTGATAATATCGATACCCTGACAGGAATGCGGCTGGCTGGAGTGGACGGCGTCGTAGTGCATGAGCGCAACGAACTGCGGGGAGCCATTGAAAATGCCATGAACGACAAGACGGTGGGAATTATCCTGCTTACCGAGAAGTTCGGAAGAGAGTTTCCCGATCTGCTTGACGAGATTAAGCTGGAACGTACCATGCCGCTTCTGATTGAGATTCCTGACAGGCACGGAACCGGACGTAAGAAAGATTTTATCACTTCATATGTAAATGAGGCAATTGGCCTGAAACTGTAA
- a CDS encoding peptidoglycan DD-metalloendopeptidase family protein, producing MKLQKVSAILGLTVCLIGTQIPGNYAANVAQAAQEEPEGISQGDSGVLDESQDMPVWPDEGSTAGKTTSGQTEGNEGSDSGVEGNEGSGSGVEGNEGSGTGTEGNEGNDSGTEENEGSGAGTGEIPGQDTRPEKPDAGVEPGGGAGTEVPGQAPSGSGNIKVQPRINGGGKGIANYRPSAKFSDDREKIKYNVEIPLDNLPSFITQEMIIGALKCQDETGYPASVTIAQIIQESGFGKYGPGGEEGKGLSYLAYQYNNLFGIKGTGPAGSVGMRTCEQASDGSAYMITSGFRVYNTYTECIEDRTELLKEVYKDLTFGVEDANTFAIKVGSRWATDIQYSQSLIGQMERYDLYRLDRMTLDEFDGLLGTFVNPCPGSTLTSGFGPRSMPKAGASTYHKGIDMGTGTYNIPTYAAASGTVTLAGEMGTAGIMVEIDHGDGLVTKYMHHDKIYVEEGQKVEKGQQIGLSGTTGNSTGNHLHFQVEEDGVAIDPGLYLGF from the coding sequence ATGAAATTACAGAAGGTGTCAGCCATTCTAGGCCTTACCGTCTGCCTGATTGGAACCCAGATTCCCGGCAATTATGCTGCGAATGTGGCGCAGGCAGCACAAGAAGAGCCAGAAGGCATAAGCCAAGGAGACTCGGGCGTGCTGGATGAATCGCAAGATATGCCAGTGTGGCCTGATGAAGGAAGCACGGCAGGGAAGACGACAAGCGGGCAGACGGAAGGAAATGAAGGAAGCGACTCCGGGGTGGAAGGAAATGAAGGGAGCGGCTCCGGGGTGGAAGGAAATGAAGGGAGCGGCACCGGGACGGAAGGAAATGAAGGAAACGACTCCGGGACGGAAGAAAATGAAGGAAGCGGCGCCGGGACGGGGGAGATACCTGGCCAGGATACGAGACCAGAAAAGCCGGATGCAGGAGTAGAGCCAGGGGGCGGGGCAGGAACAGAAGTGCCCGGGCAAGCCCCTTCTGGAAGTGGAAATATAAAAGTACAGCCAAGGATAAACGGGGGAGGAAAGGGCATAGCAAACTACAGGCCTTCCGCGAAGTTCTCGGACGACCGGGAGAAGATAAAGTATAACGTGGAGATTCCGCTAGATAATCTCCCATCCTTCATTACCCAGGAGATGATAATCGGAGCATTAAAGTGCCAGGATGAGACAGGTTATCCCGCATCTGTGACGATTGCCCAGATTATTCAGGAATCCGGATTCGGCAAGTACGGACCGGGAGGGGAAGAAGGGAAAGGCTTATCCTATCTGGCATACCAGTATAATAATCTGTTTGGAATCAAAGGAACAGGACCTGCGGGCAGCGTAGGCATGCGTACCTGCGAGCAGGCCAGTGACGGATCCGCTTATATGATTACTTCCGGTTTCCGTGTGTATAACACTTACACGGAATGTATAGAAGACAGAACGGAACTATTAAAAGAGGTATATAAGGATCTGACTTTTGGTGTCGAAGATGCCAATACATTTGCCATAAAGGTGGGCAGCCGTTGGGCAACCGATATTCAGTATAGTCAGAGCCTGATCGGGCAGATGGAGAGATATGATCTATACAGGCTCGACCGCATGACGCTGGATGAGTTTGACGGGCTTTTGGGGACGTTTGTAAATCCGTGTCCCGGCTCGACCTTGACTAGCGGCTTCGGACCAAGAAGCATGCCAAAGGCAGGCGCAAGCACATATCATAAAGGCATTGATATGGGAACAGGTACCTATAACATCCCAACCTATGCAGCAGCGTCAGGAACAGTAACATTAGCCGGAGAGATGGGGACGGCCGGGATTATGGTTGAAATTGACCATGGAGATGGGCTGGTCACCAAGTACATGCACCATGACAAAATATATGTTGAAGAAGGACAGAAAGTAGAGAAAGGGCAGCAGATAGGGCTGTCCGGCACGACAGGCAATTCTACAGGCAACCATCTACACTTCCAGGTGGAAGAAGATGGGGTGGCAATCGATCCCGGCCTGTACCTGGGGTTTTAG
- a CDS encoding V-type ATP synthase subunit E, translating into MTLEQKIEHLKDAAMQEARAEGNAIMKQHEDALEGVFEQHRAEALRQSETRIKAEGINASQQLNMAMSKAQLELKRELSKTQKELKKELFLEVDEKVQEYMKTEDYKHLLVAYIEKAARFAGGEAMTIYINPTDADKKEYLEEHTGMTLTISKEDFIGGVRAVIHERNILIDRAFKGAIDNEYHKFVFKGGAGVE; encoded by the coding sequence TTGACGTTAGAACAGAAGATCGAACATCTTAAGGATGCCGCCATGCAAGAGGCAAGAGCCGAAGGCAATGCCATTATGAAGCAGCATGAAGATGCCTTAGAGGGCGTGTTCGAGCAGCATAGGGCGGAAGCACTCCGCCAGTCGGAGACCCGGATAAAAGCAGAAGGCATTAATGCCAGTCAGCAGCTGAATATGGCGATGTCCAAGGCTCAGTTGGAACTTAAGAGGGAATTGAGCAAGACTCAGAAAGAATTGAAAAAAGAACTGTTCCTGGAAGTTGACGAAAAGGTGCAGGAGTATATGAAGACGGAAGATTATAAGCATCTTCTGGTTGCGTACATTGAGAAGGCTGCAAGATTCGCGGGCGGGGAAGCTATGACTATATATATCAATCCTACGGATGCCGATAAAAAGGAGTATCTGGAGGAACATACCGGCATGACGCTGACCATAAGCAAAGAGGATTTTATCGGAGGGGTGCGCGCAGTCATTCATGAGCGCAATATTCTGATCGACCGCGCATTCAAGGGCGCGATAGACAATGAGTACCATAAATTCGTATTTAAGGGAGGTGCGGGAGTTGAATAG
- a CDS encoding V-type ATP synthase subunit D, protein MDPREFPTKGNLMLAKNSLALAHQGYDLMDKKRNILLKELMSLIDEAKDIQEQIDTTFTKAYACLQRANIEHGISKVQELAFTVPIEDSIRIQTRSIMGTEIPYVKYDAKQNDLTYAFSTTHESIDIVREAFREVKDLTIKLSMVENAAYRLATNIKKTQKRANALKNITIPMYSNLVYTINNALEEKEREEFTRLKVIKKMQGK, encoded by the coding sequence ATGGATCCCCGGGAATTTCCAACCAAAGGAAACTTAATGCTTGCGAAGAATTCGCTTGCCCTTGCCCACCAGGGATATGACCTGATGGATAAGAAGCGCAACATTCTGCTGAAAGAGTTGATGAGCCTGATAGATGAGGCCAAAGATATACAGGAACAGATCGATACTACCTTTACTAAGGCCTATGCATGCCTGCAGAGAGCCAATATAGAGCATGGAATCAGCAAGGTTCAGGAACTGGCATTTACCGTCCCCATCGAGGATTCAATCCGGATCCAGACCCGCAGCATCATGGGGACGGAGATACCATATGTGAAGTATGACGCGAAGCAGAATGACCTGACCTATGCATTCAGTACGACGCATGAGTCTATTGATATTGTCCGTGAGGCGTTCCGGGAGGTAAAGGATCTGACCATCAAGCTGTCGATGGTCGAGAACGCGGCATACCGGCTGGCGACGAATATCAAGAAGACCCAGAAGCGTGCCAATGCGCTTAAAAATATTACTATTCCTATGTACAGCAATCTGGTATATACGATCAATAACGCGCTGGAAGAAAAGGAAAGGGAAGAATTCACGCGGCTGAAGGTTATAAAGAAAATGCAGGGCAAATAA
- a CDS encoding V-type ATP synthase subunit I — protein MIVKMKFLSISGPRTDIDRVCDVYLSKYEMQLENAVTELKTTDNLLPFVEVNPYKESLAKAEQFAALLPPSDAVADSMMTQDEMIAMIREINHEYLELQEKKELLKKSRDELKDKLNVMEPFRPLELDLHKALRYRYMKIRFGRIGVDYYRKLEKYLFEDLNAVFLEGIRNENFVYGCYFVSNTEASRVDSVFNSLHFERISISGEYIGTPSLACESLQQDIDSTNEKIDAVDKEIEELMRSHASKLLGAQKRLEELSNNFDVRKMAARLEEGDNKEDYYILCGWMGEADVAAFLKESENDDKVFVVVEEDREKFFGDPPTKLKNPKFFKPFEMFIRMYGLPAHDEMDPTVFVALTYTFIFGAMFGDVGQGLCLFVIGGLVYLMKKANLAGIISIAGIFSAFFGFMFGSVFGFEDVLPAIWLRPVDAMTNLPFIGQLNTVFIVAIAFGMALNILVMLFHVINAIRAHDTENIWFSNNGIAGLVFYGFLVLTVALYMTGHKVPGNIMMVVFLGIPILLFLFKEPLTNLVTRNHKKLEEGKGMFLVQGFFELFETMLSYFSNTLSYVRIGAFAVSHAAIMEVVLMLSGAQDGSPNWIGVIIGNIVVCGLEGLIVGIQVLRLEYYEMFSRFYKGSGREFKPFNNHKKEK, from the coding sequence ATGATTGTAAAGATGAAGTTTTTGAGCATCAGCGGACCCAGGACGGATATTGACCGCGTCTGCGACGTATACCTGTCCAAATACGAGATGCAGCTCGAAAACGCGGTCACAGAACTTAAGACGACAGATAATCTGCTGCCTTTTGTGGAAGTCAATCCTTACAAGGAGTCCTTGGCCAAGGCGGAACAGTTTGCCGCCCTTCTGCCCCCAAGCGATGCAGTGGCGGATTCCATGATGACCCAGGATGAGATGATTGCCATGATCCGGGAGATCAACCATGAATATCTGGAACTGCAGGAGAAGAAAGAACTGCTTAAGAAGAGCAGGGATGAACTGAAGGATAAGTTAAACGTAATGGAGCCGTTCAGGCCGCTGGAACTGGATCTTCATAAGGCGCTCAGGTACCGGTATATGAAGATACGGTTCGGACGGATCGGCGTTGATTATTATAGGAAGCTGGAGAAATATTTGTTTGAGGATCTCAATGCCGTATTCCTGGAGGGAATCCGAAACGAGAATTTCGTCTATGGATGCTATTTTGTGTCGAATACGGAGGCAAGCAGAGTAGATTCTGTGTTCAATTCCCTTCACTTTGAGCGGATATCCATTTCCGGTGAATATATCGGGACACCCTCGCTGGCTTGCGAAAGCCTGCAGCAGGATATCGACAGCACGAATGAGAAGATCGATGCAGTGGACAAGGAGATCGAGGAACTGATGAGAAGCCATGCCTCCAAACTGTTAGGGGCACAGAAGCGGCTGGAGGAACTCTCCAATAACTTTGATGTCAGGAAGATGGCAGCGAGGCTGGAAGAAGGAGACAATAAGGAGGACTATTATATCCTCTGCGGCTGGATGGGAGAAGCAGATGTAGCCGCGTTCTTGAAGGAGTCTGAAAATGATGACAAAGTGTTCGTGGTAGTGGAAGAGGATCGGGAGAAGTTCTTTGGAGATCCGCCGACAAAGCTTAAGAACCCTAAGTTCTTCAAGCCCTTTGAGATGTTTATACGGATGTATGGACTTCCGGCCCATGACGAGATGGATCCTACGGTCTTTGTAGCCCTGACGTATACCTTTATCTTCGGGGCTATGTTCGGAGATGTTGGCCAGGGATTGTGCCTGTTCGTTATAGGAGGACTCGTCTACCTGATGAAAAAAGCGAATCTTGCAGGAATCATTTCCATAGCCGGAATCTTTTCTGCGTTTTTTGGGTTCATGTTTGGAAGCGTATTTGGATTTGAGGATGTTCTGCCAGCCATATGGCTAAGGCCTGTGGATGCAATGACGAATCTGCCGTTCATCGGCCAGCTGAACACCGTATTCATCGTGGCGATCGCCTTTGGCATGGCGCTGAATATTCTGGTAATGCTGTTCCATGTCATCAATGCCATACGGGCGCATGATACGGAAAATATTTGGTTTTCGAATAATGGGATCGCTGGACTTGTATTCTATGGATTTCTGGTACTGACGGTAGCCCTTTATATGACTGGACATAAGGTGCCGGGCAATATCATGATGGTGGTATTCCTTGGAATCCCTATCCTACTGTTTCTATTTAAAGAGCCGCTTACCAATCTGGTGACGCGTAACCATAAGAAGCTGGAAGAGGGCAAGGGGATGTTCCTGGTACAGGGATTCTTCGAATTGTTTGAGACGATGCTCAGCTACTTTTCCAACACCCTTTCCTATGTGCGTATCGGGGCATTCGCAGTCAGTCATGCCGCGATCATGGAAGTCGTGCTGATGCTGTCCGGGGCGCAGGATGGAAGCCCGAACTGGATCGGAGTCATCATAGGCAATATTGTCGTATGCGGACTGGAAGGCCTGATCGTGGGCATACAGGTGCTGCGCCTGGAATACTATGAGATGTTCAGCCGGTTCTATAAAGGAAGCGGACGGGAATTCAAGCCATTCAATAATCATAAAAAAGAAAAATAA
- a CDS encoding BTAD domain-containing putative transcriptional regulator → MEQKKSKDNVLYVKMFGSFSMIYAGESVLGNKVSETQFTYMMQILLHNRKNGVSRESLEEMLFGDRDIKNVHHTMQSVIYNAKNKLRKAGLPTANYIRMEKGVFYWTDNILVVEDAAEFDRLYKEAQQEKDINAKLQILLEACHCYTGEFLSMYAGVMWAAAEARRYRKQFCQCVEEAAEILRNRQDYLQLEQLGTYASGIVPFSDWESLTMEALIGMGRYEEAGSLYAETVDRYFKERGIRPSQKLMDSLDQLGEQMLHPYGMLDKIQTELAESRADIYGGYLCSYPIFQGIYRMVTRMMDRGGQSIYLMLCTIIDSKGNPMKDGEQLEELSRRLGDAICTSIRHGDAVNRYGKGQYLVLLVNTTLENCAVVQKRINNNFLIGRQRTGVQYYVSSVTCEIE, encoded by the coding sequence ATGGAACAGAAAAAAAGTAAAGACAATGTATTATACGTAAAGATGTTTGGCAGTTTTTCCATGATTTATGCTGGGGAATCTGTATTGGGAAATAAGGTAAGCGAGACGCAATTTACGTATATGATGCAGATTCTATTGCATAACCGGAAAAATGGAGTCAGCAGGGAAAGTTTGGAAGAGATGTTGTTTGGAGACCGAGATATCAAGAATGTCCATCACACAATGCAGAGTGTTATCTATAATGCTAAGAATAAACTGAGAAAAGCCGGTCTTCCAACAGCAAATTATATTCGGATGGAAAAGGGCGTGTTCTATTGGACCGATAATATACTGGTTGTTGAAGATGCTGCAGAGTTCGACCGCCTGTACAAGGAAGCGCAGCAAGAAAAGGACATAAATGCCAAACTTCAAATTCTACTTGAGGCATGCCATTGTTACACAGGGGAATTCCTATCTATGTACGCCGGTGTCATGTGGGCTGCCGCAGAAGCAAGGAGATACAGAAAGCAGTTCTGCCAATGCGTGGAGGAGGCAGCAGAGATACTCCGGAACAGGCAGGACTACCTGCAACTAGAGCAGTTAGGTACATATGCGTCCGGTATTGTGCCGTTTTCCGACTGGGAGAGTCTTACTATGGAGGCGCTGATCGGAATGGGCAGATATGAGGAAGCAGGCAGTTTATATGCAGAGACCGTTGACCGTTACTTTAAAGAAAGAGGCATCCGCCCATCGCAGAAGTTAATGGATTCGCTGGATCAATTAGGAGAACAGATGCTGCATCCCTATGGAATGCTTGACAAGATACAGACAGAACTTGCCGAATCCAGAGCGGATATATACGGTGGATATCTGTGTTCCTATCCTATATTCCAGGGAATATACCGCATGGTGACCCGGATGATGGATCGGGGAGGCCAGTCCATCTACCTGATGCTATGCACGATTATTGACAGCAAAGGAAACCCAATGAAGGACGGAGAACAGTTGGAAGAGTTATCCCGCCGTCTGGGTGATGCGATCTGCACATCTATCCGCCACGGAGACGCGGTCAACCGGTATGGAAAAGGCCAGTACTTGGTGCTGCTGGTTAATACGACGCTTGAGAACTGTGCCGTGGTTCAGAAGCGGATCAATAATAATTTTCTGATTGGGAGGCAGCGTACTGGGGTTCAATACTATGTAAGCAGCGTGACTTGTGAAATTGAATAA